From the Leucoraja erinacea ecotype New England chromosome 4, Leri_hhj_1, whole genome shotgun sequence genome, the window GGCTTTAATATCCCACTGGCACTGATCAATAAATGGAAAACCAACATGGCCCACGTTctgtgtttgaattgatttttgtattaaacttgcactgtgtaatccttagtgaagacagatccaaaatacctgttcaactcgtctgccatttccttgttccccataataaattcacctgcttCTGTCTTCGAGGGGCCCACATTTGTCTTCCTCTTCacatgttaattctggccaaacagacttctcctccagtacttcttccATTGTATGTTGGCAAGGCTCTTAGTCAATAAGGGCTATTCCTCATAACTAGTTTCCTTCCACCATTGAGTAACCTTcttagtaaacatagaaacatagaaattaggtgcaggagtaggccattcggcccttcgagcctgcaccgccattcaatatgatcatggctgatcatccaactcagtatcccgtacctgccttctctccataccctctgatccccttggccacaagggccacatctaactccctcttaaatatagccaatgaactggcctcaactaccctctgtggcagagagttccagagattcaccactctctgtgtgaaaaaagttctcctcatctcggttttaaaggatttcccccttatccttaagctgtgaccccttgtcctggacttttccaacatcgggaacaatcttcctgcatctagcctgtccaaccccttaagaattttgtaagtttctataagatcccctctcaatctcctaaattctatagagtataaaccaagtctatccagtctttcttcataagacagtcctgacatcccaggaatcagtccggtgaaccttctctgcactccctctatggcaataatgtccttcctcagatttggagaccaaaactgcacgcaatactccaggtgtggtctcaccaagaccctatacaactgcagtagaacctccctgctcctatactcaaatcctcttgctatgaaaccaacatgccattcgctttctttactgcctgctgcacctgcatgcctaccttcaatgactggtgtaccatgacacccaggtctcgctgcatctccccctttcccaatcggccaccatttaggtaatagtctgctttcccgtttttgccaccaaaatggataacctcacatttatccacatcaaactgcatctgccaaacatttgcccactcacccagcctatccaagtcaccttgcagtctcctagcatcctcctcacacctaacactgccccccagcttagtgtcatccgcaaacttggagatattgccttcaattccctcatccagatcattaatatatattgtaaatagctggggtcccagtactgagccttgcggtaccccactagtcactgcctgccattgtgaaaaggacccgtttactcctactctttgcttcctgtttgccagccagttctctatccacatcaatactgaacccccaatgccatgtgctttaagtttgtatactaatctcttatgtgggaccttgtcgaaagccttctggaagtccagatacaccacatccactggttctcccctatccacgctactagttacatcctcgaaaaattctataagatttgtcagacatgatagTATGTTAACTTTGGTCTCTTAAAGGGAAGTCTCGATGTTCACAGTTCCTCTTTCACACAATTGTCAATGCCAACTCTCATGTTCCCTGAATAACTCTTCCATAttaccagatcttcccaagttccaACTTTCCCTAATGTTCACTGAATAATCCTTCCCATCCTTCCCAAGCAAATCCAGTggaaatgcttatcggacatttgccgtggagatttaaagatccaaaatatcgggaattatcgcgtttgctcgctgcatttcatcaaaagtaaggcattattgacttgtttatctttattgatgaaatgcagcgagcaaacgcgagaaattcccgatattttggaccttcaaatctccacggcaaatgtccgctgttcacttccgctggatttgcaccttcagctccctctttaatttaccttagtttctatcttttttttggactgaaaatctaggtagctgtgcctcacggtcaccccgactggcacagtaaattgcagctcaaaaactggccgttttcgatgggtgggaaagtgcgtgttttcccattcactaacatgtactggatttatagcatgtcctccacttgagattttcggtcacgtgggtgcggatctacgctccagtgaccttacgtgaaatcaccctataccttcTCCAACCAAGCCGAGGGAAAGTCGGATCTCAGATTGACATGTCTATCCACGCTTTAAATTCCTCATCCTCCTTATCCTCTTTCGATTTTACTTCCCGTTTCTGGATTCTTTGTAAGGGGTCTTTGGAAGGATTTAGCTGTCGTTGATCCAGGTTGTATTGAAGTGTGGGCGTCTGTGGCCCAGGGATCATTTACACCTACTGCGGGATCTAATTCTAAAGGTGGAGTAGGCAGCTTCTTACTAGGGAATTTGCTCCATATTCATAACATCGGGGATTTGCTCCGATCTTATAATTCTATCGATGTCAGGATCATCCACTTCATAGCCTCCTGCTGTCTCACCCTGAGAAACTGCTCATTCTGTTACCGGAATCTCTGTATTTTATGAAGGATTCTTTCACTTTCCCACTTGATTTCCCAGTTAATTTTGGTGCCCACTTCTGTGGAACCTTCCTTCTAACTCCTTGATCCCCCACACTATCCTCCCCTGGTGAAGCCATCGTCGGAGCTAGAGAACCCTTTCCCTACTTTGTGTTTGAATTTAGTGGGTGGAGACGAATATACCACTGACTCCTCCTGAGTGCCCTGTTCGCAAGCTGTGCATGGTGTCTCCGAACTAGGAACTTGAGGAATGCTGTGACTCTGTTCTGAAAAAGTCTGCCCATCCTTGTATATATTGGGCTTGTCACCCTTCGAGATCCACGCTAACCACGGCACTCTTACTAAATGTATTAAGTTTGATTTTAGTCGGCACCTGCTCTTTAAGAGCCACCGTAGTCATTTCTCCTTTAAAAGCTGATGTTCTCTCCGGCTCCTGCTGCTGGCTTCCACTATCCTCCTTTCCCTGTCCAGAAATGTCTAGAGAAGGACCAGTTCTCCATTCTAATCCCTAACTTGAATGTGCCATTCTTAAAGGAGAAAGCAGAACAACTTCTTTATTTGCTTTACTTTCAATGAAGAAAGCTCTAACAATTGTCTCTATGTAGGTTATTCCTACAGTTCGTTCCTCAAAACTTTATTTAATTTCCCCGGTAATTTTCTTAATCTCTTTGCTTCCAGAGGAATTTTCTCACAAATTATTCCTTTCGGATTTTCATGAATATTTGATAGGTCCTTCTCCAGTACATTCCCCATCCTCCTGCACAATAGACACAATACAGATACGATTCAAAGCACTCACACCTCCTCAATACTTGTTCCTTCCTTTCAGACTCCAAGGCCACTGAAATCGGTCCCACACAATGACTAACGTCTAGCAGATTCACACCTTCTCACACAAATGTACCTTCAATCTTTCCAAAACGTTATTCAATCACTCTACTCAATCGCTCTATTCAATTGCGCTCTCAACTTTTTTATCAGCTCGATCACAATCACCTCATTCAACTCTCAGCCTCCGGTTTCCCAAACTATGGCTCCTGTTCTTAATATTTAAATTTTAGCAGCAATCTCTCCCACTCAAAACACTTTAAGTTCACACAGACAAACAAACCCAAACCACGCAAGTAAAACTACAATCAAACAAGAAATTATTCCCCCGATTATAAGTAAACCCAGACACACCCCAATATAAACGATAAGCATCCACGTATAATGGCTTGGCCAGGCAAATACAAGGATCGAGCTCGCTGTGGTTAAGTATACTAGTGGGGAGCTGGTATTGTatattccaaaataaagtttaattgtgcaagtgcttgactcagtgttttattgactgaaactagacttgggggagcttagaacgagctatttacacacatacctaaagaagcttttactatcctcctttatattttcAGCTGGCTTACctccatacctcatcttttccccCCAAATTGGCttttttgttatcttctggtgctctttaaaagtttcccaattctcgggcttcctgctcatctttgctatgttatacctcttctcttttatttttatactgtccctgacttcccttgtcagccacggtcgtccctttctccccttggaatctttctcctcttcggaatgaactgatcctgcaccttctgtattattcccagaaatacctgccattgttgttccacgctagggtatctttccagtcaactttgcccagctcctccctcatggctccatagtcccctttgttcaactgtaacactaacacttccgattttcccttctccatcACTAATTGTACATTAAAACGTatcatattatagaaacatagaaattaggtgcaggagtaggccattcggcccttcgagcctgcaccgccattcaatatgatcatggctgatcatccaactcagtatcccgtacctgccttctctccataccccctgatccccttagccacaagggccacatttaactccctcttaaatatagcagggagttccagagattcaccactctctgtgtgaaaaatgtttttctcatctcagttttaaaggatttcccccttatccttaagctgtgaccccttgtcctggacttccccaacatcgggaactatcttcctgcaatgaactacttcctaatggctccttaacctcaagttcccttatcaaatccggttcattacacaacaccaaatcctgaattgccttttccctggtcggCTCCAATAGAAGCTGTTCTacgaatccatcacgaaggcactctacaaagtccctttcgtggggtccagtaccaacttgattttcccagtctacctgcatgttgaaatctcccgtaacaaccgtagcattacttttgctacatcctaattttaactcttgattcaacttgcaccctatatccagactattgtttggaggcctgtagataactcccattagggtctttttacccaattcctcagttctatccatactgactctacatcgcctgattctatgtcaccccttgcaagggactgaatttcattcctcaccaacagagctaccccaccccctctgtccacctgtctgtcttttggataggaggtatacccttaaatattcagttcccagccctggtcctcttgcagccatgtttctctaattcccccaacatcataatttctaactgagcctcaagctcatccactttattccttatacttcgtgcattcatatacaggtgcacaaccttttatccgacgatccaaataacgaaaagctccgaatagcggacattttttcggtctttgaagaaaggtccttgaaaacgttcaccgagggcggcccgcagaggtgacagcggaacctccagtcggtcctcgaagaaaggggaactaaatccccattcataaaagagaaggtgagggtatattgcgtgagaagggttaataatttacaatctgctgctgcctgcccgctgagttaaaatgttcccacggtagactcacgatacacagtgtatcgtgagtcttgcatgagaactttttaactcagcgggcaggcagcagcaaattgtcgctcccttcagtttcaccccacctacacccctctgcttcccggccatgtgtgtgaccccttccctcccctctccagctccccgcgcattgcaccggcgcgggggctttgcactgtcttcacgtcggagctagtgccagtcactggagacgtcaggaccaacgggacaccggcccccaggcccaccgcaagcacggagaacccagagacccacagccagcagcagcccagccccgttccaattccagaggaacatgttccccgtagggaccgaagctgatggtgtgcaaggtgcgtcttggtcttgaggttgcggatgagggggcgcagctcgggctgtgacgtctccggccacccccctgtacaggagctgagactgggaactgtggggttgtttgcagttgcagagggagggggcaagagcggtacagttcccagtctcagctccattccagggaggtgaccggagacgtcaggaccaacgggacaccgactgcaagcacggagatcccagagactcacagccagcagcaactttagcccagccccgctccaactccagaggaacccgggttgcggatgagggggcgcagctcgggctgtgggcgaactgccacttgccgctgtagcggcgcatcggggagcgggttcctgttggtcctgacgtctccggccatccccctggacaggagctgagagacgtcaggaccaccagaagccgctccccgatgggccgctacggcgacaagtggcagttcgccacagcccgagctacgccccctcatcgggacaccgacccccaggcccactgcaagcacggagatcccagagactcacagccagcagcaactctagcccagccccgctccaactccagaggaacccgggttgcggatgagggggcgcagctcgagttgtgggcgaactgccacttgtcgctgtagcggcgcatcggggagcgggttcctgttggtcctgacgtctccggccgtccccgtggacaggagctgagagacgtcaggaccaccagaagccgctccccgatgcgccgctacggcgacaagtggcagttcgcccacagcccgagctacgctccttcatcgggacaccgacccccaggcccactgcaagcacggagatcccagagactcacagccagcaacaactctagcccagccccgctccaactccagaggaacccgggttgcggatgagggggcgcagctcgggttgtgggcgaactgccacttgttgccgtagcggcccatcggggagcggattcctctggagttggagggacagggagacacagcggcttttgagaatggtgggcaatcacttccaaagttctgcccacacagtcagtacacctctcctacacttgtctcccgcactaagatcatctcgcagagaatgatcccagcctaaccctccctattctctcctattctgcaagaaaaaatgacattgaagactcaaactcgcgatcgagtaactgccgggatcgaggcgcaaactcgcgaccttgcggatatgagccgagcactctgccactgcgccagccgttaaaatctacgctaaaactcttccattccgaaagccgaaaaattctgaattacgaaaagtgtccggtcccaaggctttcggataaaaggttgtgcacctgtataatacttttaatcccctcacctttcacatcaattcctatttcacttggccatactctcctatcccttcctgaGCTTTCGGCCCTGttcattctggtgtctttcttaacttttcttttaccctctttccctttaactccatccttatacttccagtttgtctctcccccccccccccccccccccctattttagtttaaacccacccgtgtatcTCCATGTCCAtgtaatattaaaaaatggaTGCAGCAAAAGCTATAAGTCCGGATTACATTCTGACTGTTGTACTTAATTAGCTTGTGGTCAAGCTGTTCTAGTACAGCTCCTTGACAAAGTGGGAACATTTCCCTGGCTATGTCATGTGTATGTAAAACAGGACAATGCAGTTCAATTAATTCCTGCTCACTCAATCCCTTCCCAATCATTAGTAGAGTGATCAAAAGAGACATTGGCAGTGTTATCAAATGACACTTACCTACAGATAATGTACAGTAAACCCCCATTTTAATGGAACTCTTTATGTgtattatttgtttatttctaAACATCAGTTATATTGAATTGAAGTCACCACTTGTGTTCTAATGCTAGTACTTTCATTGGTATCTCAACATGAAAGCATAAAACTCGACAAATAACATTCCTGCAACTATGTTCCCAACTGTGAACCCAAAAATCCTTCCATTGCATAATTGATATTTGAATGTGTGATTTCAATTTCTGCTGTTTTTTCTCTGATATTATATTCCTTGACAAGATATTACTATATTCACCAATGCTCTTTAAATGATACGAGtgaatattttatttcatttcagtTTTTCCAATTGTGGACAACATTAAAATGGTTATTTTCAAGATTGCTGCTCAGTTATTCAGACACCTCGTTGACGTGTTTTCATCGGAACGGAAACCTGGTTTGAGGAGAACTTTATGCCTGATCTTGCTTTGTCTTCTATTGGGCACGGGAGCTAGTGGTATTCTTTACATTTGCTTGGAAAAATTACAGTGCAATCTGATAGTAGCTCTGGCATTGTGTGGAACCTTTTCTGTGGTCATTCCTGGAGCTCTATTTTTTTGCAAGTATCTCAGATGTTTCACActcatattccttttctcaagtggAAGCAAACAAGGTCGCAATGCCCTGATAGCAGCTGGCACCAGTATAGTGCTCCTTAATTGTGCCCAAAATATCTTTCACAATTTAACGGAAATAGTGAGGAGCTTACATTGCTACTTGGTAGGCATGCTAATGTCTGTCCGTGATCTTTTGTTAAATTACACTGAAATAATCCAATGGATTTATCAACAATTCAAGAAGATAGAGCCAGTCAATTTACTTAGATTCGACAATGATTTAAAGATTTATCACCACGTTGATGATCGTGAGGTAAAAATGAAACTCAATGGAACCAAAATAAATATAGACAGGCTGGCTAATAACATCATTTCAACATTTGAAACTTTTTCGATAGTTGTTATAAATACAATGGCTGTCATGGGTGTCCTGCTGATTCTATTATTCACTTGGTTCTACATCAGAAGATTTTTATCCAATGTCAATTTTGAAAACTTATTTGTCACAAATCAACTGCTGCAATTTGATGAAAGGCAGGCAGAACTGGGAAAATCGCATTTGCTCCAACTAACTAAGAAAGAGAAGAAATATTTCATGAAAATTCCAGCACTAAGTTTATCAGAAATGGAACTGAAAAGCATGGCACGATTCCTGGCTCCTATCTTGAGTAATCTGTGCATTTGGATTATAGTCATCATGCTGGATTATGGAGTATTTCTTATTGCAGATTCATTAAGACATCATATAGACCATCTGCCCACAATAAATATTACCATGAGTGTGCATTTTTCAGTAAGTATAAACATTTTTCCTTTAAAGTAAAAGTGCaatttttagttaatttttgcagtttaaattattttgcaGCATTTTACAACCATGTTAGCACAACTTTTAAAGTGATTTCTTAAATGAGCACTGCAAATGGAAAGTTGAACAAGTGTTATTCAGTCCGACCGTCACAGGTCATTTACTAAAGTGAAACTAGAGACTCATGCTGGTGAGAGCAGcgacagggagatacgggacctgaacgtgtggctgaggaactggtgcacggggcagggatttagattcttagatcactgggatctgttttggggtaagggggaactgcaaaaaaagggacggattgcatcttaacaggtgtgggaccagcattctggcaggcaggtttgccactgctacacgggtggctttaaactgaataaggggggtggggtgtcaaatgggatagtcgaggatggagttaaagggaaagagagtaaagggatatttaatgaccccagaattaatgggaaaggaagctcacaaagggataggagagtatggccaagtgtaatagggatcgatgtgaaaggtgagatgcgtaaggaattaaaagtattgtatatgaatgcgcaaagtataagaagtaaagtcgatgagcttgaggctcagttagaggttgggagatatgacattgtggggattactgagacgtggctgcaggaggatcgggcctgggaacttaatattcagggttatacatcctatagaaatgacaggcaggtgggcagaggaggggggtagctctgctggtgagggatgaaattcagccccttgcaagagaagacatagggactgacgaggtagagtcactgtggattgagttgaggaattgtaaaggcaaggatacactaattggtgttatctacagaccaccaaatagtagcctggatatagggtgtaagttgcagcaggagttaaaacaggCATGTaccaaaggtaatgccactgtggtgatgggggatttcaatatgcaggtagactgggaaaatcaggttggttcaggaccccaagaaagaaagtttgtagaatgcctccgagatggatacttagagcagcttgtaatggagaaaaggcaattctggatttagtgttgtccaatgaatttgatttgatgagagaactcgaggtaaaggaactgcttggaggtagtggtcataatatgattagttttcatcggcaatttgagaaggagaaggttaaatcagaagtggcagtgatgcagttgaacaaaggggactatgaaggcatgagaggggagctggccaaagtagactgggaagggatcctagcaggactgccggtggaacagcaatggcaggaatttctgggcataatccggaagatgcaggatcatttcattccaaaaaggaagaaagattctaagggggagtagaacattttccaatgttcaatagattcaggaacagttcctgtggattggaggatagctaatgttatcccacttttcaagaaaggagcgagagagaaaacggggaattacagaccagttagcctgattttgtggtgggaaagatgctggagtcaattattaaagaggtaataatggggcatttggatagcagtaaaaggattagtccaagtcaacatggttttatgaaagggaaatcatgcttgactaatcttctggaattttttgaggatgtgacaagtaaaatggatgaaggggagccagtggatgtagtgtatctagactttcagaaagcctttgataaggtcccgcacggaagactggtgactaaaattagagcacatggaattgggggtagggtgttgacatggatagaaaattggttggcagacaggaagcaaagtgtaggagtgaacgggtccttttcagaatggcaggcagtggcgagtggagtgccgcaaggctcggtgttggggccgcaactgtttaccatatatattaatgatttggaagagggaattaggagcaacactagcaagtttgcggatgacccaaagctgggtggcaatgtgaaccgtgaagaggatgttaggaggttgcagggtgacctggacaggttgagtgagtgggcaagatgcgtggcagatgcagtataatatagataaatgtgagattatccactttggcggcaaaaacaagggggcagattattatctcaatgggattaggttaggtaagggggaggtgctgcgagacctgggtgtccttgtacactggtcactgaaagttggagtGCATGTAACATAggcagtgaaacatagaaacatagaaaataagtgcaggagtaggccattcggcccttcgagcctgcaccgc encodes:
- the LOC129696077 gene encoding dendritic cell-specific transmembrane protein-like; translation: MVIFKIAAQLFRHLVDVFSSERKPGLRRTLCLILLCLLLGTGASGILYICLEKLQCNLIVALALCGTFSVVIPGALFFCKYLRCFTLIFLFSSGSKQGRNALIAAGTSIVLLNCAQNIFHNLTEIVRSLHCYLVGMLMSVRDLLLNYTEIIQWIYQQFKKIEPVNLLRFDNDLKIYHHVDDREVKMKLNGTKINIDRLANNIISTFETFSIVVINTMAVMGVLLILLFTWFYIRRFLSNVNFENLFVTNQLLQFDERQAELGKSHLLQLTKKEKKYFMKIPALSLSEMELKSMARFLAPILSNLCIWIIVIMLDYGVFLIADSLRHHIDHLPTINITMSVHFSATSLHILIRAILFLGHPLYVLNYYLIVFIQKEVKILTFQNEMLESNENFVSAIDLSKSGCILQPTLSINKLLIPLITLLAILLLVTLLSAKLTIMKIMVLSSFYKETEEDRVRCLHKKILQKRRWAKLFNTEEVHNTTGKKVRSSL